TCATTTTTGTTGGAGGGCTAACGAAATTGTATTTGAATGTTGGGGGAAATTAAAAGCTGCCCCATCCAATAAAAATGCGTAAAGAAGATAGAGAAATAGTGCCAGTTAAAAAATAGGGTTTCTCCTTTTATAAAATACATGATTCAATGTATTTATTTCTCGCCCCATTGAATTCATTTTAGAAGAATATTTAGATGATGGTATTAATAAATGATGGAGGGAGGACATATGGAAAAATGGCTCTGCGGGGGGGTGACTTATGAAAAACTTAGAGAATGGGCGCTGTAGCGAACAGATTCAAGGAAGGCGGAACACTGGAGCGGATTTCCCTCCGGCTCTGGATTAAATGAAAATCACATCGAAAACCATCATAACTGCAAAACCCATCGTCGCGCCCATAGTGGTACGATTCCTTATATTGTTTTAAATTGCCTTCTATGAAATAATCATCTTTAGATTCTGAAGAGTGCCCCTTCTAAATCACCAAGAGGTGGGCAACTCGAGAAAAGATAAAAACACAAGGAAGGGGGGAAAGATGGCAGTGATTATGGAGATTTTTTCCGATTACGTTTGACCCTGGTGCTATTTCAGTACCGGGCGTATTGAGCAGTTGCGGAAAAATTACGAAATTGAAATTCAATGGAAGGCCTTTCCTCTTCACCCTGATACGCCCGAAGAAGGGCTCACCCTTGAGGAGCTTTTTGCGGGCCGTGGCAAAGACATTGAAAAGATGATGTTGCGGCTGAAGAAGGTGGCGGATGAATTGGGGTTGCCTCTGGGAAAACGAACCAAGACCTACAACAGCCGGCTGGCCCAGGAATTGGCCAAATGGGCCGAATCCAAAAACAAGGGGGATGAGTATCACGACGCCGTTTTTCGGGCGTATTTTGTTGACGGCAAAAATATCGCCAACGTTGAAGAATTAACCGGCTTGGCCCAATCCGTAGGGCTTTCGCCAGATGAAGCGAAATTCGCTCTGCAGGCGAGGAGTTTTAAGATAGCTGTTGATTCCGATTGGTCGCGTTCCCATCAAATGGGCATAACGGCGGTTCCCACCTTTGTTGTTGATCGACAGTCGGTTGTGGGAGCACAGCCTTACGAGGTTCTGGAACAATTCTTGATTCATAACAAGGTGAAAATGCGTAAGGCGAAACAACCCTAAAGATCCATCAGGGTAGTTATAATAGTTGAACTTACTCGACCAAATGGATAAAATAGATAATAAAGTTATCGTCCCTGGGAGGAACCAGCGGAACATTTTTTAGAGGAAAGAAGGAGTTTATTAATGAATTCGGATTCACAATTTCTTAGGTTTACCGGTGCTTCCAAATACGTGCTCGATCCTGAGTTAGCCAGGATCGTCAACATTTCCATGGAACTGGAGATGCCCCTCCTGCTCAAAGGGGAGCCAGGTACGGGAAAAACCATGCTGGCCTACGCCATCGCCGAAGCCCTGCATATGTCCCTCATTGTTCTGAACGTGAAATCCAGTATGAAACTGGTGGAAGCCTTATACCAGTATGATACGCTTACCCGGCTGAATGACAGCCGTTTCGGCGACTCCAAGCGGGATGTAAGCAACATCGAGGATTACATCAAAATGGGCAAGATCGGGCAGGCTTTTGCTGCGGATGTGCGGGTTGTCCTGCTCATTGATGAAATCGACAAGGCCGATACGGATTTTCAGGACGACATGCTGGATGTTCTGGACCAGATGAGCTTTGACATCGTTGAGATCGATAAGACCATCAAAGCCAAACATCGGCCGGTGATCGTCATTACGAGCAATGCCAAGAAGGACCTTTCCGATCCTTTTCTGGGGCGCTGCACTTTCCACCACATTGCTTTTCCCAGTGCAGACATGATGCGGGATATCATCAACGTCCATTTTCCTCAGTTAGACAAGGAATTAAGCAAAGCCTGCATCGAGAGTTTTTACCGCTTACGGGAAATCCCCGGGGTGGACAAGAAACCAGCCACCCGGGAGCTAATCAACTGGATCCGGGCCCTGCGCTGTGATCCGGATTTCCGGCCCGGGAGGCTGAACAAGGGCGAGGTGCCCTACCTGGGTGTGCTTTTTAAGAAGAGCTCCGACTACATGGTTGCTGCCCAGCAAGTTGCCCGTTTTCGCAATTAGGAAAACAAAGTGTTTGTTCAATTCTTCTACAAACTCCGGGATGTAGGGATTGCTGTGACTCCCACCTCCTTTTTGCGCCTGCAAAAGGCGCTCAACTTGGGGTTAGTCAATTCCCTGGAGGATTTTTACACTTCGGCCCGGTCCATCCTCATTAAAAGCGAACGCTATTTTGATCTCTATGATCAAGTCTTTGCCCATTATTTTAAAGGGATGGACATGCCAGACCCGGAAGGGATAGATTTGGACGAAGCCGCGAAAATGTTGCTTGAGGAATGGCTGCGTGATCCACAAAGCGTGGCCAGAGCCCTGGGTGTGGAAGAGGAAGAACTTTCCCGTCTAACTCCCCAGCAATTGATTGAATATTTTCTGCAAAGGCTAAAAGAACAAACGGAAGCCCATCACGGGGGTAGCAAATGGATTGGCACGCGGGGTACTTCTCCGGTCGGTCATTCCGGTCGTCACCCTGGAGGAATGCGCGTAGGCGGAAGGTCGCATGGCCAGAGTGCAGTAAAAGTGGCTCTGGATCGGCGATACCGGGACTACTCGCAGGAAGGGCCGCTCACCACTTCTCAGTTGAGCGAAGCCCTGAAACGCCTTAGGAACATGGTCCCAGTTGGACCTAAGGACCGGGTGAATGTGGAAAAAACAATCTATGAAACCATGCGCAACGCCGGCGAGATTGAGATCGTTTTTGACCGCAGACTCAAAGATCGACTGAAGGTGATCCTGATGATCGACAACGGTGGCTGGTCGATGGATCCTTATGTCGATGTCGTGCAGGTCCTTTTTAATTATGCCAGGGATCAATTCAAAGACCTGAAGACTTTTTATTTTCACAATACCGTTTATGATTTCATATGGGCCGATCCACCGAGACGGCGCAAGCCACAGCGGATTGAGGAATTTTCCCGTTTCGATCCGGAGACGCGGCTGATCATTGTAGGTGATGCCAGTATGGCCCCCTATGAACTCATGGCCGCCGATGGTTCCATCCACATTGAGGAACGAAGCCTCCACACTTCCATCGACCGGCTGAATTTATTGGCCAAGACGTTCCGCCATGCCGCCTGGCTCAATCCCAGGTTTGACCATGAATGGGCCTATGTCCGCACCCTCCAAACTATCCGCATGATCTTTCCCATGTTTGAACTCACCCTGGACGGTCTGGAGAAAGCTGTCCGGCATTTGATGAAAAATAACTAAAAATCCAAAAGCTTCCTTTGCCACAAGGACACAGAGGTCACAGAGAACACGGTTTTTTTCTTCCCACATCCAAGGCACTAAGAAACTAATGAAACGCTTTCGGCTTCTTACCCTCATCGCAATTCTTTTTGTATCGGCGGAAAGGACTTCGTACGCTGAAAATACTCTTCTTGTCGAGTATTTCCCGAGGGTGGTCAAGCAGGGGGGTGTCTGCTTTATAAGGGCATCTGGCCCAGCGTCACTTAAAGCTATCTATGGGGAGTTTCAGGGAGAAAAAATCCCCATGGCCCTGGGGGGGCGCCACAGAACCTACGAAGGTCTGCTTGGGATTGACATGAACACCGGGCCGGGCACATATGAATTAAAGGTCGTTGCGACAGATGGTAATCGGAGGGTCTACACGAGCTCACTTCTGTTAAAGGTGGAGAAAGTTGATTTCAAAACCCAGACACTGTCGCTACCATCTTCTATGGTGGACCTGGATCCGCAAACCCTTGCCCGGGTGGAGAGAGAGGAAAAGCGCCTGAAGGCCTTGTTCCAGGGCTACCGGGATGAAAGACTCTGGAGTGGTGCTTTTGTCCGTCCAGTAGCGGGGGGATCCACTACAAACTTTGGCCTGCGCCGAATTATTAATGGCCAACCCAGAAGTCCACATACAGGCGTGGACCTGCGGGCCGAGGAGGGAACCCCCGTATTGGCCTGTAATAGCGGGGTTGTTGTCCTGGGCGACCAACTCTTCTTCTCCGGAAAATCGGTCATTCTCGATCACGGGTGGGGTACATACTCGATGTATTTCCATCTCTCAGAAACCCTGGTCAGTGAGGGGGATAGAGTTAGCACGGGAGCCATGCTTGGTAGGGTGGGCTCCACCGGAAGATCCAGAGGGCCCCACCT
This Deltaproteobacteria bacterium DNA region includes the following protein-coding sequences:
- a CDS encoding M23 family metallopeptidase; translation: MALGGRHRTYEGLLGIDMNTGPGTYELKVVATDGNRRVYTSSLLLKVEKVDFKTQTLSLPSSMVDLDPQTLARVEREEKRLKALFQGYRDERLWSGAFVRPVAGGSTTNFGLRRIINGQPRSPHTGVDLRAEEGTPVLACNSGVVVLGDQLFFSGKSVILDHGWGTYSMYFHLSETLVSEGDRVSTGAMLGRVGSTGRSRGPHLHWGIRINGARVDPLALLRLTEHLQE
- a CDS encoding MoxR family ATPase encodes the protein MNSDSQFLRFTGASKYVLDPELARIVNISMELEMPLLLKGEPGTGKTMLAYAIAEALHMSLIVLNVKSSMKLVEALYQYDTLTRLNDSRFGDSKRDVSNIEDYIKMGKIGQAFAADVRVVLLIDEIDKADTDFQDDMLDVLDQMSFDIVEIDKTIKAKHRPVIVITSNAKKDLSDPFLGRCTFHHIAFPSADMMRDIINVHFPQLDKELSKACIESFYRLREIPGVDKKPATRELINWIRALRCDPDFRPGRLNKGEVPYLGVLFKKSSDYMVAAQQVARFRN
- a CDS encoding DsbA family oxidoreductase, with product MAVIMEIFSDYVUPWCYFSTGRIEQLRKNYEIEIQWKAFPLHPDTPEEGLTLEELFAGRGKDIEKMMLRLKKVADELGLPLGKRTKTYNSRLAQELAKWAESKNKGDEYHDAVFRAYFVDGKNIANVEELTGLAQSVGLSPDEAKFALQARSFKIAVDSDWSRSHQMGITAVPTFVVDRQSVVGAQPYEVLEQFLIHNKVKMRKAKQP